The genomic window ATCTTCATCGTCGGCATCAAGGTGGCGAACTCGGTGCTGATGACCGACTACGCCCAGGAGCTCCGCCGGCATGAGGGCCTCACCCCGCTGGAAGCGATCCGCAAGGCGGCCAGCCTCCGCGTCCGGCCGATCACGATGACCGCCCTGGCGGCCTTCTTCGCGCTCGTGCCCGGCGCCCTGTCGCTGGAGCGGGGGAGCGAGGCCAACGCCCCGCTGGCCCGGGCGATCCTCGGCGGCCTGATCGCCGGCGAGCCCGCGACGCTCTTCGTCCTCCCGGTCATCTACTCGCTGATCGTCCGCGACAAGCCCGGAAAGAGGCTGGCCCCGGCTCACGAGGGCGAGTCGGAGGGCGATCGCCCCGAGGGCTCCTCCCACCATTGACCGACCCGGGCCCGAGGCGGCCCGCCACCCGGCGGCCGCCTCGGGGTTCCATCCGGAGGGAGAACACCGGGGATCTCACTCCATGACGAACGTGCTGTACCTCTCGATCCTGGCCCTGGCCGCCGCGGACGCCGCGGACGAGGGTCCCAGGGGAGTCCACCGGGACATCGCCTACTCCGACGCGGGAGGGGCCCGAACCCGGCTCGACGTCTATTCCGGGCGGGGAGGCAAGGACCGGGCGTGCATCGTCTGGATCCACGGCGGCGCCTGGGAGTTCGGGAGCAAGGCCCTCGTCGGGGCCAAGCCCGGGGCCTTCAACGAGCGCGGGTACCTGTTCCTCAGCGTCGAGTATCGGCTGCACCCGGCCGTCTCCTACCGCGAGCAGGCCGGGGACATCGCCGCGGCCGTCCGCTGGGCCCGCGACCATGCCGCCGAATACGGCGGCGACCCGCGGCGCATCTACCTCATGGGCCACAGCGCGGGGGCGCATCTCGCGGCGCTGGTCGCGACGGATGGCCGCTACCTCCGGAAGGCCGGCCTCCGGCTGAAGGACCTCTCCGGGGTCATCCTCCTGGACGGCGCCGGCTACGACATCCCGCGGCAGATCCGGTCGGCAGGCCGATCGCCGCGACTCAGGGCGCTCTACCTGGACGTCTTCGGCGACGATCCCGCGAGGCAGGCCGACGCGTCCCCGATCGAGCACGTCGCCGCGGGCAAAGGGATCCCGCCCTTCCTGATCCTGCACGTGGCGGACCGCCCGGATTCGAGGATGCAGTCGCTGTCGCTGGCGGAGCGGCTCCGGGCCTCGGGCGTGCCCGCCGAGGTCATCCCGGCCGAGGGCAAGACGCACATGACCATCAATCGCGAGCTGGGCCGGGCCGGGGACCCGCCGACCGACGCCGTCTTCGCCTTCCTGCGGGTTCGCGACGGCCGGCGATCGGCCCGCGGATCGGAGAGCTTGAAACCTTGATCGGCACCCGACTTGCGGCACGACGGCTTGCTTTCCGGTCGAGCCCGTATAGAAAAGGAACAATCGAAACGGGCCGCCCCCAATCTCCTTGTATTGAAGGTTTCACACATGCCGAAGCTCCATGCACCTTCGCATCCGGCCGCTGCCACGCCGTTCCCGACCAAGAACGACCTGGGCGCGGATGTCCGCGAGAAGGTCATCGCGATCCTCAACGCCCGGCTGGCCGATGCGGTGGATCTGCACTCGCAGGTGAAGCACGCCCACTGGAATGTGAAGGGACCCAACTTCATCGCCCTGCACAAGCTGTTCGACGACATCCACGCCGACGTCCTGGAGTACGTGGACGAGATCGCGGAGAGGGCCGTCCAGCTCGGCGGTGTTGCGCTGGGGACGGTGCGTTCGGCCGCGGAGCACAGCCAGCTCGCCGAGTACCCGGCGACGGCCGTGGACGGCGTGGAGCATGTCGCGGCGCTCTCGTCGGCGCTCGCGGCGTTCGGCAAGGCCGCCCGCGAGGCGATCGACGAGACCGACGGCCTGGGCGACGCCGACACGGCGGACCTGTTCACCGGCGTCTCGCGCGGGATCGACAAGTGGCTCTGGTTCGTCGAGGCGCACGCCCAGGGCAGGGCCTGACGGAGGCCGCGGTGCGACCGCCCGCGACGGGATGCCCCGGCCCGTCCCCTATCGCGAGGGGACGGGCTGGAGGTCCATGAGCACGCGGCGGATCTGGTGGTCGCGGACCTCCACGACCTGGAATCGGATGCCGTCGTAGGAGAAGCTCTCGCCCTCGTCCGGGAGCCGCCCCAGCTCATGCAGGGCGAGGCCCGCGACGGTCTCGAAGTCGTCCTCGGTGGGGAGGTGGAGGCCCAGCCGCTCGTTGAGGGTTTCGATCGGCAGGCCGCCGGCGAGCTCGTAACGCGTGCCCCCGAGGGCGGTGATCCCGTCGGTGCGCGCGGGGACGTCGTGCTCGTCGTCGATCGGCCCGACGAGCTGCTCCAGCAGGTCCTCCAGGGTGACCAGGCCCGCGACCCCGCCGTACTCGTCGAGCACGACGGCCATCTGCGTGCGGTGGCCGCGGAGGTCGCCGATCAGCTCGAAGGCGTTCCGGGTCTCCGGGACGAAGAAGGCCGGGCGGACGAGGTCCCGCGGGGTCACGGAGTCCGGGTCGCCCGCGGAGATCATCCGCTCCCACAGGTCCTTGCCGATGAGGATGCCGACGATGTCGTCCCGATTGGTCCCGTAGAGCGGGATGCGGCTGCGTCCCGTGCGCCGGAAGGCCTCGGACGCCTGGCGGGCGGTGACCGTCGCGGGGAGGCTGACGATGGCGGTCGCGGGGATCATGAATTCGGACACGTCCGCCCGGGTCAGCTCGACGGCGTGCTGGAGCAGGGTCCGCGTCGATTCCGGGAGGTCGGCGTCCACGTCGTCCGGGCTCTCGCCGTCCTCCGCCAGGATCTCCACCTCCACGCTGGTGGGGCGCGGGCCGGCCTCGGGGTCTGCGCCCCACCGCTCGGCGAAGCCCTCGATCAATTCCTCGGCGTGATTGAGGGGCCAGGCGGTCGCCCGGAGGAGGCGGGCGAGCGGCCAGGCCGCGAAGATGAGCGGCTCGGCGAACACGCGACCGGCCACGGCGGCGATCGAGTACGTCAGGCCGCCCAGCACCGCGACGAGGAGCAGGAGCCCGCCGCCGGCGTGGACCGGGGACCGATCGACGGCCAGCACGAGGAGCCCCGTCGCCAGGAGCCCGGCCGCCACCGAGATCATCTCGCAGGCCCGCTCGGTCCTCTCGTCCAGGTGCGCGACCTCGTCGGCGCGGGTCGGCTGCCCGCGGTCCTCGCAGTATTCCTCCAGCCGGCTCCGGGAATAGGAGTGGAAGGCCTTCGCCAGCGCGACGGCGGCCATGTAGAGGAGCATCGCCGGGAGCGCCAGCGTGGCGAGCGCGAGTGGGGACAGGGTGATCACGGGACGAGCCCCCGGGGCGTGGACGCCCTGCGGCCTTCCAGGATGGCCCGCTGCCGCTCGCCCATGCGTAGGGCGGCCTCGTCGCTCGTGTCGTCGTATCCGCAGAGATGCAGGAGGCCGTGGACGACGTACAGCTCCAGCTCGTCCGAGGGGTCCTCGGCGAGCTCGGCGGCCGTCGAGCGGGCCATCTCGGTGGAGATGACGAGCTCGCCGACGAGGCGGCGATCGCCCGGGTCGGACAGGGCGAAGCTGATCACGTCGGTCGGCCAGTCGTGGTCCAGGTGGTCCCGATTGATCCGGTGGATCGTCGGGTCGTCCACCAGGGCGATCGAGATCGACGCGGCGTCGATGCCCTCTCCGCGGAGGACGTCGCCGGCGAGCCGCGCGAGCCGGCCCGGATCGACGGCCAGGTGGCTCTGGGTATCCGAGACCTCGACGTCGATGGCCTCGGCGACGGCGGGCGGCCTGTGCTCTGGGGGGCTGGGCATGGGGGCTTGCGGCTCACGCGGTGCGTTGTTCGGGGTACTTGACCCGGCCGTGGTAGATGGCGATGAGCGACTTGATCAGGCTGTCCCGGACCTCCGCGATCTGGCGGAGCGTCAGGCTGCATTCGTCGAACTGCCCGTCGCGGAGGCGCTTGTCGATCATGTCGCTGACGAGGCCCTCGAGCCGAGACGGCGTGGGCTCCGATAGGGAGCGGCTGGCGCTCTCCACGGCGTCGGACATCATCAGGATGGCCGCCTCGCGCGTCTGCGGCTTGGGCCCGGGGTAGCGGAAGGCGCTCTCGTGGACCGTCGAGCCGTCCACGCAGCGGCGATTCGCCTCGTGGTAGAAGTATTCGACGAGCGTGGTGCCGTGGTGCTGCTCGATCAGGTCGATGATCGGCTCGGGCAGGTGATGCTGGCGGCCCAGATCCACCCCGTCCTTCACGTGCCCGACGATGATCAGGGTGCTCATCGCCGGCGCGAGGTTGGCGTGGCGGCTCGTCGCGCCGACCTGGTTCTCCACGAAGTAGTGCGGCTTGAGCATCTTGCCGATGTCGTGGAAGTAGGCCCCGATCCGGACCAGCAGGGCGTTGGCGCCGATCCGCTCCGCGGCGGCCTCGGCGATGGCGCCGACGGTGATCGAATGGTTGTGCGTGCCCGGGGCGCGGCGGACCAGCTCCTGGAGCAGCGGGTGGGTGATGTCGCCCAGCTCCAGCAGGCTGATCCCCGTGACCATCCCGAAGGTGCTCTCCAGGAACGGCAGGCTGCCGCCCAGGAAGAAGCCGGACATGAGCCCCCAGCCGGCCCGCCAGAAGCCGTCGCTGCGGACGAGGTCCAGCGGCTGGTGCTCCCACAGGCCCGTGGCCCAGGTCATGAGGAGATAGCCCAGCGCGGCGGTCGCGCCCACCTTGATGAGCTTGGTCCTGGTGCGGACCTCATTCAGGGCGAGCACGCCGGCGGCCGTCCCGCCCATCACCACCAGGAACAGGCTCATGCCGCCCCCGAGCGCCAGGCAGGTGAGGATCGAGAGCCCGAAGGTCGCCATGAGGGCGAAGTTCGGGTCGTAGGCCACGGCCAGCATCATGGCGCCGATGGCCACCGGGACGAGCTCCGCGTTCCACGTCTGGTTGGCCAGCATCCGGACCACGGCCATGCACACCACGACCAGCCCGCAGACCGTCGCGATGTGGCGGATGCTCTCGGCGATCCTCGGCTCGTGCCGGTAGATGTAGTATCCGGTCAGGAGGAAGAGGGCCACGACCAGGGCCAGGATGCCCGCGGCCCGCTGGCACCTCGAGCCCACCGAGAGCGCCTTCACGGCCGCCTCGTGCTCCATGCGGAGCAGGATGAGCTGCTCCTCGCCGATGGACTGCCCCTGCTCGACGAGGACCTGGCCGAGCTTGTAGGTGTCGAACTTCTCCTCGACCGCGTCGCGGGCCTCCTCGCGGAGGCGGGCGGTGACCTCGGGTTCGAAGGTCAGGGTCGGGCGGCCGCCGATCCGGTCGGCCACGAGCTGGAAGAGGGCCTCGCCGAGCCTGGGGGAGGTGAACGCCGAGACGAAATCCCTGTGCACCGAGCCGTCCGGCTTCACGATCCGCTCCGGGACGACGCGCTCGCGGGGCACCAGCGACGCCGCGTCCCGGGGCTGGCCCAGCCCGTGGATCGCGAGCTGGGCGCTGGCCTCCTCGTTCCGCGGCAGGGCCTCGGGGCCCAGGACGCCGTTGGCGATGAGGGGCTCGAAGGCCTTGATGAGCTGGGCGTGGAGGTTGTCCCTGCGCTGGGGCGTGTCGGTCGCGGCCTTGATGTCGAGGTAGGCCTCCGGCCGGAGCTTCCACGAGCTGCGGACGACCTCGGGCAGGTCCTCGATCCGGCTCGACTTGGCGATGGTGACGGTGAGGTCGTCCAGCCGGTCGGCGAGGTCCCTCAGGGGCGCCGGGTCGTTGACCATCGAGGGCGGCACCTTGTCCGCGGCCGCCTGGCGGTCGTTGCTCGTCTTCGTCTGGTTGCGGATCTTGAACTCGCGGACCTTCACGCGGATCTCGCGGTCGGGCCGCTGGCCGATGCGGTAGGTGAACGGCGGCCCGGCGCCGTGGACGATCGCCGCGGTGGCGAGCACGCTGGCGACGATGATCGACAGGCCGATCAGGCTGGCCCGCTGCCTGGCCAACCGGCTCTCTTTCTGGGTCGCGGGGAAGGAACGGAGCTGGGCTCTGGGGAGCCGGGATCGACGTTTACCAAGGCTCATGGAAGCATCTCGGCTGGTCGTGGGCGACGCCGCTCGGCGCCCCACGCAGGGATGCTCCCGGGCGACACGGCCCGGGATTCGCGGGCTTCGGACCCCGCTCGGCCGGCGAGGTGGGATGCCGCTTCATGGCACCCGGCCGAGGGCAGGGACCGGACGGCCGCGCCGCCTCACCCCGAGGCGGCGATGCCGGGACGCTCCACGGCGGGGACCGTCGGCGCTGCCGTCGGGCCCTCCGCATCGCGCCCCAGCTCCTCGTCTTCGTACGCGTTCACAATCGCTTGCACGAGGGGGTGCCGGACGATGTCCGCGCGGTCCAGGTAGACCGTCGCCACCCCGTCCACCCTTCCCAGGCGATCGAGCGCATCGGCCAGGCCGCTCTTGGTCGCCGCCGGAAGGTCGACCTGGGTCGGGTCGCCCGTCACGACGATCCTGGCGTTCGTGCCCATGCGGGTCAGGAACATCTTCATCTGGGGGATCGTCGCGTTCTGTCCCTCGTCGAGGATGATCATCGCATCGTTCAGGGTCCTCCCCCTCATGTACGCCAGCGGGGCGATCTCGATCAGGTCGTTGCTCATGTAGCGACGGATCTGATCGTAGTCCATCAGGTCATGAAGGGCATCGAGCAGGGGGCGGAGGTAGGGGTTGATCTTGGCTTCCAGGTCTCCCGGCAGGAATCCGAGGTGCTCGCCCGCCTCGACGGCGGGCCGGACGAGCACGATCTTCTTGATGCGCCCCTTGCGGAGCGCCGTGACGGCCATCGCCACGGCGAGATATGTCTTCCCGGTCCCCGCCGGGCCGGCGCAGAGGACCAGGGGATAGTCCTGGAGTGCCCTCAGATAGCGGGACTGACCGTCCGAACGCGGCCGGACGATCCGATTCCCCTCGCGGATCTCGAGCGAGGCCTCGGGCCCCTCCTCGCCTCGAGTCGCCTTGTCGATGAGGTCGGCCACGTCCGACGTGTGGATGGGCCGGCGTCCCTTGTGCAGGTTGCGGAGCCCCTCGAAGACCTGGCGCGCACGTTCCACCCGATCGGACTCGCCCTCGAGT from Aquisphaera giovannonii includes these protein-coding regions:
- the dps gene encoding DNA starvation/stationary phase protection protein Dps codes for the protein MPKLHAPSHPAAATPFPTKNDLGADVREKVIAILNARLADAVDLHSQVKHAHWNVKGPNFIALHKLFDDIHADVLEYVDEIAERAVQLGGVALGTVRSAAEHSQLAEYPATAVDGVEHVAALSSALAAFGKAAREAIDETDGLGDADTADLFTGVSRGIDKWLWFVEAHAQGRA
- a CDS encoding hemolysin family protein codes for the protein MITLSPLALATLALPAMLLYMAAVALAKAFHSYSRSRLEEYCEDRGQPTRADEVAHLDERTERACEMISVAAGLLATGLLVLAVDRSPVHAGGGLLLLVAVLGGLTYSIAAVAGRVFAEPLIFAAWPLARLLRATAWPLNHAEELIEGFAERWGADPEAGPRPTSVEVEILAEDGESPDDVDADLPESTRTLLQHAVELTRADVSEFMIPATAIVSLPATVTARQASEAFRRTGRSRIPLYGTNRDDIVGILIGKDLWERMISAGDPDSVTPRDLVRPAFFVPETRNAFELIGDLRGHRTQMAVVLDEYGGVAGLVTLEDLLEQLVGPIDDEHDVPARTDGITALGGTRYELAGGLPIETLNERLGLHLPTEDDFETVAGLALHELGRLPDEGESFSYDGIRFQVVEVRDHQIRRVLMDLQPVPSR
- a CDS encoding PhoH family protein; protein product: MPEVTITLDGHAEELAVFGSRDQHLRQIRDALGIKAIARHGEVRLEGESDRVERARQVFEGLRNLHKGRRPIHTSDVADLIDKATRGEEGPEASLEIREGNRIVRPRSDGQSRYLRALQDYPLVLCAGPAGTGKTYLAVAMAVTALRKGRIKKIVLVRPAVEAGEHLGFLPGDLEAKINPYLRPLLDALHDLMDYDQIRRYMSNDLIEIAPLAYMRGRTLNDAMIILDEGQNATIPQMKMFLTRMGTNARIVVTGDPTQVDLPAATKSGLADALDRLGRVDGVATVYLDRADIVRHPLVQAIVNAYEDEELGRDAEGPTAAPTVPAVERPGIAASG
- a CDS encoding HD family phosphohydrolase, with translation MARQRASLIGLSIIVASVLATAAIVHGAGPPFTYRIGQRPDREIRVKVREFKIRNQTKTSNDRQAAADKVPPSMVNDPAPLRDLADRLDDLTVTIAKSSRIEDLPEVVRSSWKLRPEAYLDIKAATDTPQRRDNLHAQLIKAFEPLIANGVLGPEALPRNEEASAQLAIHGLGQPRDAASLVPRERVVPERIVKPDGSVHRDFVSAFTSPRLGEALFQLVADRIGGRPTLTFEPEVTARLREEARDAVEEKFDTYKLGQVLVEQGQSIGEEQLILLRMEHEAAVKALSVGSRCQRAAGILALVVALFLLTGYYIYRHEPRIAESIRHIATVCGLVVVCMAVVRMLANQTWNAELVPVAIGAMMLAVAYDPNFALMATFGLSILTCLALGGGMSLFLVVMGGTAAGVLALNEVRTRTKLIKVGATAALGYLLMTWATGLWEHQPLDLVRSDGFWRAGWGLMSGFFLGGSLPFLESTFGMVTGISLLELGDITHPLLQELVRRAPGTHNHSITVGAIAEAAAERIGANALLVRIGAYFHDIGKMLKPHYFVENQVGATSRHANLAPAMSTLIIVGHVKDGVDLGRQHHLPEPIIDLIEQHHGTTLVEYFYHEANRRCVDGSTVHESAFRYPGPKPQTREAAILMMSDAVESASRSLSEPTPSRLEGLVSDMIDKRLRDGQFDECSLTLRQIAEVRDSLIKSLIAIYHGRVKYPEQRTA
- a CDS encoding alpha/beta hydrolase, with the translated sequence MTNVLYLSILALAAADAADEGPRGVHRDIAYSDAGGARTRLDVYSGRGGKDRACIVWIHGGAWEFGSKALVGAKPGAFNERGYLFLSVEYRLHPAVSYREQAGDIAAAVRWARDHAAEYGGDPRRIYLMGHSAGAHLAALVATDGRYLRKAGLRLKDLSGVILLDGAGYDIPRQIRSAGRSPRLRALYLDVFGDDPARQADASPIEHVAAGKGIPPFLILHVADRPDSRMQSLSLAERLRASGVPAEVIPAEGKTHMTINRELGRAGDPPTDAVFAFLRVRDGRRSARGSESLKP
- the ybeY gene encoding rRNA maturation RNase YbeY is translated as MPSPPEHRPPAVAEAIDVEVSDTQSHLAVDPGRLARLAGDVLRGEGIDAASISIALVDDPTIHRINRDHLDHDWPTDVISFALSDPGDRRLVGELVISTEMARSTAAELAEDPSDELELYVVHGLLHLCGYDDTSDEAALRMGERQRAILEGRRASTPRGLVP